One window of the Chitinophaga niabensis genome contains the following:
- a CDS encoding sugar phosphate isomerase/epimerase family protein, with amino-acid sequence MKRRHFLQTISLGAAGLYTKDLFGGASKAKSMALQLYTVRDAVAKDLEGTLAKVAALGYTELEIYGYDGTFFGKTPAEFKSILANAGIKVISSHHLTGLKEKAKGSLTDGWDKAVEDLNFIGAKYMACAYLFDNERTPEIYASLPDLLSRSGEKTAAAGIQFAYHNHDFEFEKYKDTLLYDHLIKNTPADLVKMELDLYWIVKAGHDPIDYFGRYPGRFPLWHVKDMEAGTGDITEVGHGKIDFDKIFAARDKAGLKKWFVEQDTSKGDVFESIKASHDYLAKKKYT; translated from the coding sequence ATGAAACGAAGGCATTTTTTACAGACGATCAGTTTGGGGGCAGCAGGTTTGTACACAAAAGATCTGTTTGGCGGAGCATCAAAAGCAAAATCCATGGCCCTGCAATTATACACAGTGAGGGACGCTGTTGCCAAAGACTTAGAAGGAACTTTAGCAAAAGTGGCTGCGTTGGGTTATACTGAACTGGAAATTTACGGTTATGATGGCACCTTTTTCGGAAAAACACCCGCTGAATTCAAATCTATATTGGCAAATGCCGGTATAAAGGTGATTAGTTCGCATCACCTTACCGGATTGAAGGAAAAAGCAAAAGGATCCCTAACCGATGGATGGGATAAAGCGGTGGAAGACTTAAATTTTATTGGCGCTAAATACATGGCCTGCGCGTACTTATTCGACAACGAAAGAACGCCGGAAATCTATGCATCACTCCCGGATCTGCTGAGCAGATCCGGCGAAAAAACTGCTGCCGCAGGCATTCAGTTTGCCTATCATAATCACGACTTCGAATTTGAAAAATACAAGGACACGCTTTTATATGATCATTTAATCAAAAACACACCTGCGGATCTGGTAAAGATGGAATTGGATCTTTACTGGATTGTAAAAGCAGGGCATGATCCCATTGACTATTTCGGAAGATATCCGGGGCGGTTTCCGTTATGGCATGTAAAGGATATGGAAGCCGGTACCGGCGATATAACAGAAGTGGGGCATGGAAAAATTGACTTTGATAAAATTTTTGCAGCCCGGGATAAGGCAGGATTAAAAAAATGGTTTGTTGAACAGGACACCAGCAAAGGAGATGTTTTCGAAAGTATTAAAGCAAGCCACGATTACCTGGCAAAGAAGAAATACACTTAG